One Bufo gargarizans isolate SCDJY-AF-19 chromosome 3, ASM1485885v1, whole genome shotgun sequence DNA segment encodes these proteins:
- the MIX23 gene encoding protein MIX23 isoform X1 produces the protein MAAPSGEVSCEDFTEFQEILRVTRTIDDRIVHELNTTVPTVSFAGKIDASQTCKQLYESLRAAHYSREKAIKSCISQTSSNVNRCQEERKKEPDDLTVMKRLRKEQTKLKLLQSELNVEEVVNDRSWKVFNERCRLHYKPPKEQ, from the exons ATGGCGGCGCCCAGTGGAGAGGTGAGCTGCGAGGATTTCACGGAGTTTCAG GAAATCCTCCGGGTCACGCGGACAATAGACGACCGGATCGTCCACGAGCTGAACACGACCGTCCCCACCGTGTCCTTCGCTGGAAAGATCGATGCCAGTCAGACGTGCAAGCAGCTGTACGAGTCG CTGCGCGCCGCGCACTACTCCCGGGAAAAGGCCATAAAGAGCTGCATATCTCAGACGTCCTCTAATGTGAACAGGTGTCAGGAGGAGAGAAAGAAGGAGCCCGACGACCTGACGGTGATGAAGAGGCTCCGGAAAGAGCAGACGAAG ttgaAATTGCTGCAGTCTGAGCTGAACGTGGAGGAAGTTGTGAACGACCGGAGCTGGAAG GTATTTAACGAGCGCTGTCGGCTGCACTACAAGCCTCCGAAGGAGCAGTGA
- the MIX23 gene encoding protein MIX23 isoform X2: MAAPSGEEILRVTRTIDDRIVHELNTTVPTVSFAGKIDASQTCKQLYESLRAAHYSREKAIKSCISQTSSNVNRCQEERKKEPDDLTVMKRLRKEQTKLKLLQSELNVEEVVNDRSWKVFNERCRLHYKPPKEQ, encoded by the exons ATGGCGGCGCCCAGTGGAGAG GAAATCCTCCGGGTCACGCGGACAATAGACGACCGGATCGTCCACGAGCTGAACACGACCGTCCCCACCGTGTCCTTCGCTGGAAAGATCGATGCCAGTCAGACGTGCAAGCAGCTGTACGAGTCG CTGCGCGCCGCGCACTACTCCCGGGAAAAGGCCATAAAGAGCTGCATATCTCAGACGTCCTCTAATGTGAACAGGTGTCAGGAGGAGAGAAAGAAGGAGCCCGACGACCTGACGGTGATGAAGAGGCTCCGGAAAGAGCAGACGAAG ttgaAATTGCTGCAGTCTGAGCTGAACGTGGAGGAAGTTGTGAACGACCGGAGCTGGAAG GTATTTAACGAGCGCTGTCGGCTGCACTACAAGCCTCCGAAGGAGCAGTGA